In a single window of the Salvelinus alpinus chromosome 15, SLU_Salpinus.1, whole genome shotgun sequence genome:
- the LOC139539922 gene encoding alpha-2,8-sialyltransferase 8B-like — protein sequence MQLEFRTLIFGIVTLLVIFLIIADIAEVQEEIGNVAVKANPTPLVNEGEDKSPASPSGSKNATRLSSDNWTFNRTLSSLIRKNILRFFDPERDISILKGTLKPGDVIHYVFDRQSTTNISENLYRLLPTASPMKNQHHRRCAIVGNSGILLNSSCGPEIDSHDFVIRCNLAPVEEYAGDVGRRTNLVTMNPSVVQRAFHDLASEQWRERFLQRLRGLSGSVLWIPAFMAKGGEERVEWAIRLILLHTVDVHTAFPSLRLLHAVRGYWLTNNVQIKRPTTGLLMYTMATRFCEEIHLYGFWPFPRDSQGKPVKYHYYDTLTYEYTSHASPHTMPLEFRTLSSLHRQGALRLNTGSCDAGM from the exons AAATGTAGCAGTGAAAGCCAATCCTACACCTTTAGTCAATGAAGGGGAGGACAAGAGTCCTGCTTCTCCTTCAGGCTCGAAAAATGCCACCAGGCTCTCTTCAGATAACTGGACCTTCAACAGAACCCTCTCCAGCCTCATCAG GAAGAACATCCTGAGGTTCTTTGACCCAGAGAGGGACATCTCTATTCTGAAGGGCACATTGAAACCTGGAGATGTCATCCACTACGTCTTTGACCGTCAGAGCACTACCAACATCTCAGAGAACCTGTACCGGTTGCTACCCACTGCATCCCCCATGAAGAACCAGCACCACAGACGCTGTGCCATCGTAGGGAACTCTGGGATCCTACTCAATAGCAGCTGTGGGCCAGAGATAGACTCCCATGACTTTGTTATCAG ATGTAACCTGGCGCCAGTGGAGGAGTATGCTGGGGATGTGGGGCGGCGCACCAACCTGGTGACCATGAACCCGTCGGTGGTGCAGCGGGCCTTCCATGACCTGGCCAGTGAGCAGTGGAGGGAGCGCTTCCTGCAGCGGCTCCGGGGCCTCAGCGGCAGCGTGCTGTGGATCCCAGCCTTCATGgccaagggaggagaggagagggtggagtggGCCATCCGTCTCATCCTGCTGCACACGGTGGATGTGCACACCGCCTTCCCCTCACTGCGCCTTCTCCATGCTGTCAGAGG GTATTGGCTGACTAACAATGTCCAGATCAAGAGACCCACTACTGGTCTGTTGATGTACACCATGGCCACTCGCTTCTGTGAGGAGATCCATCTGTACGGCTTCTGGCCTTTCCCTCGGGATTCACAGGGGAAACCAGTCAAGTACCAttactatgacactctgacctacGAGTACACATCCCATGCCAGTCCACACACTATGCCATTGGAGTTCAGGACACTGAGTTCACTCCACAGACAGGGGGCGCTGCGACTCAACACTGGCTCTTGTGATGCAGGAATGTAA